In the genome of Aedes aegypti strain LVP_AGWG chromosome 2, AaegL5.0 Primary Assembly, whole genome shotgun sequence, the window TGATActctacgtactactcagagtagtccccagaggtggatctatcctactccaacGAAGATTTCTCCGGCGGCAGAAGATCTCCCGAAGCGATGCTATCTGGGCAAATCCTCCGAGGTCGGTCCCGTGATTCCGATGGAGGGAAAATTCCGGTTCACAAACGCCCCGACAATTATTTCCGGTGCCacaacgcgatctactcaactagtccccaaCGGTCGACTCAGCCTAGTCCGAAGCTGGTCaggcagatgccgaggttggtcctgcgattccggtggagggaaaatTTCGGTTCACAgacgccccgacgaccatttgccggtgctgtttcacGAATTATTCAGCTAGCACCGGTGGTCAGTCTACTCtgactcgacgttggtcggctAAGTttcagggtcggttctgcaattctggttgaaggatgacttccggtttgcaggtgCCCTGACGACTTATTATCGATACTACGCTATGCCCGCTCTACTTGGACTAGTCCCCAACGGACGATCTAGCCTACTTCAATAGCAAGCTCTCTGGTTTTCACGTCATCTCTTTTGTAGCAACGACATAATCTGCGTTATCCCTCTGTTCACCGCACACCAAGTGCTTTCATGATAGCACATGTTCTGAACGATGTTGTTCAGATTTTGGACGCTTACGGTTTTTTTctctctgttcggatgcgccactgtgaccattatttagatctattgtggcattgcccgtatccttagtgtatagtgcatgttgcattactccatttccattgataggtaatgaagcatcgatttctgtacagttcttgttttgattcctcagacattgataaaaatcgaatgcgATGAAAAGGTCCAgttatttacacccttcatggagaattacatctcagcgaaggcgcgccccttagcaaacataatctaTTTTATTActgaggaaccaaatcggtactactgatatttgaccatgcaaagGAACGctagtcccatccttgtttcgcttttagtttagtcccagaaaaatgctagaaaaaaggggcttttTTTTACCAATGTTTTATTTATTAGGCTCATTTGTTTAATGAAAAACTTTATGGAGCCGACCTCATTTTTAACAATTAGTTAAACaagatattcaaaaataaaaaactcaATAATATCTAGTAAAAAACTTTACGCGCACACTTTTTCTTCGGACGTGAACCTGATCCGGAACCAGAACTTGAATGGGAAGCCGCAGATTGAGCTCGTCGCTGGTTGGCATGTGGGTTTCCCATCAACTCTTGGATAGCCTTGGCCGCTATTTCCACTTTTTCCGCCGTTAGCTCGTAACACCTCCTGCTTCCTTGCACATTAGTTTAGGGGGGATCCTGTTCTGTATCTGAAGCATTTGATTCCTGGTCGATGAGTTCTTCTTCTAAGACTTCAATAACTTCGTTGTCCGTCTCATCCAATGACACCTGCTCAACAGGCACAGCGGCCTTTCCTGCCACAACACCAGCATAAGAACGATCCTCCGGCTTTTCCTGTCGTTCCTTTTGCTGAGCATTCTTCCGAGTTCGACGTTGAGGGCACGAATTCATCCGGTGTCCCTCCGCTTGGCACAATAAGCAAATATCTTTGAGCTCCTCATAAAACACTCTTCCTTTCAGGCCGACAACCTCTATTGTCGGTGGAATTCTTTTCTCGACCTCCATGTACACTCCTCGTACTCCAGTGTACATGTGATCGAGACCTAGTTCCGTGGGAAACTTTTCTCGGATCACACGATCAATTTTTCCGAATTCTCCCAGCACCAATGTTAATCGGTCATCGTTTAGCTCCGGTGGAAGGTCAAAAATACGGACATACCACATGTTGGCCCCCGCGATTGACATCCGGACTTCTACAAATTTACCGTTTGAGTAAGCAAATTTCCGTGGTTCCGCATTTTTTCTCAACGAATCCTCCATTGCCTTGAAAGAGACAAACTTTATGAACAGCGACCGGTTGTGTGCCGTTTTATAAGCTGATTCCATCAGCATCAGATCCGTATCCAACTGTTTCAGAAAGTTGGCAATTTCCACCCAGGAGGGTCGTGGACTACCCACTGGGAAACGGAATTGAACCGTGTTCACAAACATCTCACCGGCATTCATGGTGAATATTATGCACCACAAACGACCGACAATTTGCGCGTCCGAGAACAAAACGAAATCAACGGCACTTGATTTTGACTACCTACGCATCACAAGCTGAAGGCACACAAAGAGATTAGAAGATCGAACACATTTACTCGTCTGCACCGATCGACTGTTGCGACTGAACTGAAAAAAAGGGGGCTTTgtactagcagcaaaaccgaatcaagctagaaaatttattTAGTAATTAGAATTCACTTGAGTCCTTCAATTACCAGTACTTAACTGCTGCAACTTGGAAATTGTATCCAATCTCATGGTATTCCACACTTTCCTAGTGTTCCTTTGCTGGTAGTTTGCaatgtcctcagccagagtgatgcagatggggatcattccggcgataacgcacactgcctcctACGTAGAGTTTGCAATCCTGGGAATATTTCCCGggtttcccgtttcccgggaaatgattttgtttcccgggattcccgtattttcCGGGATTTCCGTATTTCCCGGggagttttattaaaaaaaaaggatggaccatctattttcaaacaaaaaccttCGCACAATTTACTTGTCTTATCATTCTAACCAGAGACCTTcgttagctgagtggttagagtccgcggttacaaagcaaagccatactaaaggtgtctgggtttgattcccggtcggttcaggtaatggaaaatatcatcgtactcatcgtacctaccacacgatataattgcgaaaattgcaactttggcaaagaaagctctcatttaataacagtggaaatgctcattgaacactatgcCGAAAAGCTGGCTCTGTCTcaatgaggatgtaatgccaagaagaagaatatcatTGTAAGCAATAAGTAAACTAGATACCTAGTTACAATTCGATGGTTTGTTGTTTTCCGAAATAAAATAGTTGTTGATAAAATGTATATGATtttgacgatatgtttttttctaaaaatgattATAAGCTATAGTAAACAAAGAATTTTTCGaaggttttttttcatgaattgagtctgcttataaaattttcatggatgtaacagtcacaattttcaacataataCATCGAGTTGGTTTTTATGCTAGTGCTTGAAAGGATAACTTCGATGTTAgtaaatatgatttgaatttcatttgaagcCTGGCGATTAAAACGAagccaacagttttttttagaaaaacaaaCTCACAAAAAAAAGAGAAGTAACCATACAAATTTACTGgtttaaaatatatatatatatatgcagATTTTCACTGAATGATAGGAGCAAATCAAAGCATTGTTGGATTGGGAAAAGAGGAGTGTGCATTCTCCTGCTCCTTAatttgtcgatcaaagcaacgCAATGCAAAGGAATGACCACCAGAGAAACCCGTATTGTGAGCCCGtattagtttttgtaccaaaactggGCATTCGACGGCTTTGcagtttgagccgtcgcatcCCTAGTTTTGTTACAAAagctgaaatgtcccacaatacgggtgtTTCCGGTGGTTATTCCTTGGTTTTTCGGTGGTCAAAAAAAACCTAAGGACGTatatctataattgaactaggatagttatttgtatttaaaataaacattgagCCATCGCATGTGATCATATAATACAATACGGATTTACCGGTGGTCATTCCTAGGTTATTTcggtcataaaaaaaatcaaaatggtcATTCATGTATAATTGAACAAGAAGAGTCATAGGTAACCAAAAATTATTATCCGATACACATTAAATGGTCCaatactcttcatttataatactTGAATatcaatatttgaatatttgaattgtcattgcaaataagaATATAGATAACaaggcatgtcccaaaaaagtTCTATTTTACCCGATTTGATCAAGTGATCCAAAGGAATATTTAGATAGAGCTAAAGCTGTGTTATGTATGTTTTCATGTAAttaaattatctacaactttgttgaTGACACCATTGttgtacttttttgaaaaagttaaaatatatatctGACAGTGATTAATCACAACAATGAAATTCTCTTAAAAAGGTTCTCTATATCCCGAACAACTTCTCAGAAGATATCATACTTCTAAAACTAACCAGGGCAAATCAATTTCGATCGCGAATTACGGCCTCATGAAGCACTGTGCCTTGAGAGCAATCTGCCTGGTCGGATTGGAGGagtgaaggtatctgggttaaTTTGTTAGTTGGATCAACGCAGTGTGATCTGGGCTGTCGAAACAAGCGTGTCAAGAATTTTCCGCCTTCTTCATCAGACATGCAGCCCGAAGAATACGAAAACACTGGCTGGCTGTCGTATTTCAGCCGCCACAAGACGACATACACGGCAGCTGACATTCATAAAATAAGTAACGAGTTAAATAATGTGCGTAAGAATTTAACGGCGACCCAGTACGCGTACGGTGAACTGAGCAGTGAGTTGAAGGCGCTAAAGAGCTTACAGGAGCAACAGAGGTTGAGTGAGGAGTACGAACGTGCCAACAGCAGTAAATCTAGCTCGGCCAAATCAGCTGAGAAACGACTCGCCCAACAGGCGGACGAGATAAAATCCCTGAAAAGTGAATTAACGGGTTGTAAAAATGATCTATTGAAGCAGATTAACGCATTGAAAGTGAACGTGAGCGAAACCGTTAAGAAGAAAATCAAAACCGGCCAACTTCCGACCGGGGCATCGTTGAGTATCGAGAGTCGAATTATTGCCATCGAAGCGCAGTTGGATCAGCTGGCAGCGGAGAACAGAGATCGCCTAAATGGTTTGGAGTGTCGACTGAATCAGGTGGAACAGCAACACGAACGCGAATGTGGACACGCGGTGAAGAAACTAGAATCTACAACCAGTCGGAAGTTACAGGAGATGACAAATTTGATACTGGAATTGCAGCGAAAAATGGATACGAGCGAAACGAAGCTGGATGAGCAGATAAGGAATCAGAGCATGAGCCAGGATGCGATTTATGAGGAgttggatcaacggatggacgTTTTTGCGGCCAAGATGCGGGAGCTGCATGCAAGAATTGCGCATTTAGGACAACGGGACGATATCGGTTCGACGTTTGTCTAGCGCGCTTGTGGAGTATTTGTTGTGCTTACGTGGTAAGTGTTAAAGTGGTGAATAGCGTGTAtagcatagtttttttttttagttttttattagtatgattttaaacattacatttatctCATATTTTTTAACGTATTGTAACATGTTGTTATGTTAGTTTGTCGCCgatgttcagatttttttcagatggaTTTAGTTCACCCGCTCATAAGATAAAAAAAGATTgacaatatttttgtttcaaattattaataattttgtaCGACATTTGCTGCAGGATTTCTGcccggttttaaaattggtacaccttggcattttttcatttgtcattaAACattccaactgaaaacatttgtttaatatataaaccaagaatgataagcaactttctggaaatttttagatgagaatgtaaaaaaatccatcatcgccaagagctttcatatttttgaatatgttttaataatagttctcacttcttccaaaaaagtttcccaggaattttcgaaaacgttctcttgattgagaatgttttcgaagtcctgagttaCTTGATTTTCAATAGTCCAATTGTAAaacctaaattgaaattgtacGCGCTTTCAAACTACATAGCTATTTTGAGCTTTTGCGTAATTAgctaatattttttgttgttgtccTCTTCTAATGCCGAAATTGTcttttgaggttttttttttttcaaaattttagataatttccaaaagggcatggagccagggtccaattgagaaatcttattttcaaaatttttgtttcttaattgtgcaaaacgtttgttgatttctttctgcaaatcctgccatagaattttcatagcaggatcgcgagtgcgttgaaattgccttctcctcacgttttaagacggatctaacaatggaatttgttaaagtttcaagagcattgtcaatatcaagttttgtttgtaatgaaatgttaacatcaagattagagtcaatatacgtttcatatatattccagtcggtttgaaaataattgaaagtggagctgataggattgagaattgcttcatgggatatttgaaatgtaacagggacatgatcagaatcaaaatcagcatgagtaactaattggctacaaagatgactagagtcagttaagaccaagtcaatcgtagatgaatttctagaagaggaaaaacatgtagggctatcagggtattgaattgagaaatatcctgaagagcactcatcaaataaaattctgccgttggaattactttgagaatttccatgaatgtttggcattaaagtcaccaatgacaacaaattttgacttattgcgagtcaattttcgcaagtcagtttggagcaaattaatttgctgcccagagcattgaaaaggcaaataggcagctatgaaagtatatttaccaagctgtatttcaacagaaacacccaaagtttcaaaaactttatgaATGATGAAAGAGTTGATGAATGATGAaagcaactcccccacatgccacaccaagtcgatcattacgataaacaaaaaaagttaagaTCTCTTTCGAGTTTGGACCCaggtttcatataattttcaataataactaCATTATGTATGTTATAAGCTGTTAAAATATTAAACAGCTTGTCCTCTTAACTATTTAAAGAACGAGCATCtaaatttacaatatttaaaaataattggaTCCACTAGAGAAACGTAATCCGATAACAATTTAATTAATGAATTTTACACCAATTTGGACTGATTTATccggctttgaacattgcatcaatcatttaattcaattgttcgtttgaaaaatctaaatcaGAAGCAGCCATTTCACTAGAAGTATGTGTATTTTATGATGATTTTTCGTTAGGAATATCTGTTAATGGAGAGACGGTGTAGGAGTTTCTTGCGGCGGCAGGGGTTTCTCCacatgatttgaaacaattagaacagTTATTACTAGGAAGACAATTTGAACTGCCTACTACAATATCGGCTCCTTgggattcgaacggctacccgacggaagaaAATAAGCTcatgaatgagcatgattataatttaccatatgggtatgattcttaagaAAGCGATCCTTTACTGAAAGATGAGCATTGTTGAAGATTTTGCCAGGGAAATTCCGGGAACGAAAAACGTTACCGTCTATCTTTCTGGTACGAGCCTCGATGATTCGTTTACACGAAGGGTAATCCCAAAAGGTAAACTTATGGttgccccgcaatttgcgcataaaaactttttggtaacttccttcacaggacagacgttgatttttttatatttttattttttttactttacttCCGTGGTTCGTTGAGTATTATATCAGTCTCTGTGTGCcgtgaaaattcaatttttcttttgaaaattgttgtcTTTTTTAATATTCGCGTTTGGACTAATAAAATCGTTCTTGTGAGATTGATTGACGAAAATGGATGCTCAGAACTTACCGTACGTGACGGAACACGCCAAAAGCGGTCGGACCCCATGTAAGCTGTGCAAAAACAAGATTGACAAAGATAAGCTTCACCTTGAGGCGATGGTCCAGTCGGCTTTTCACGATGGGAAGCAAGCCCAGTGGTATCATGAAAAGtgcttcttccagaaattgcGACCGACTACCGAGGGGGACATTGCCCATTTCGAACGACTCCGTTACGAAGACCAGGAGAAGCTGCGAAAGAAAATTGGCAAGCGGCGTATCGGTTAACACAGTGGCTTAAATTCATGACTGGTTAgaaggctggtagcaggtctcggAAGTCTCTTTTTGACCAGAAGAGTCTCTGAAGTTACTATATCCCTTCTCCTTGTAAGGATTCTGGTTCTACCAAGAAAATCCCGAAGGTTgctttccagaaattttgaaCTAATTAATGTTTTTTCTAGGAACTCCTATAAGAATAATTCACCACAGACCCCTAAATTTTTCAGTCattttcatatgatttttttttgtgaattctaCTGTTTATCTATAGAATTGTGAGGACGGTTTGGTTTTGCATCGTTGGAGAAGTTTCGGTTTTCATTTTCGCGAGGCGACATATTTTACTGTTCAGAAAATGGATTAGAAGAAGACTATgtgaaaagatatttttttaattgaggtTACACctatcgcatcacttaccaaagtGAAACAGGTTGTGTCGCTTCTGAACCCCTTccactaacaaaaactccttcccgtgacaaccatgaaggtgcagaggtatactcggtctttagtaacaatggatgtcgtcctaacattccttcccttcctcgatgaccgtaaagacttggctggcgccgttattgactttataatattttgaattctcgCAATTATACACTGAAGATGGTgagctactcccaagctccgTCTGTTGGTATCttgtgcaatttcgattattctggccAATCACGGAgttgcaactacgaattgtacggtcatctcaTGCTCTTCATTCACAGGACAGACATCCTTAGCGTAAGAAGAACCTCctcaaatcatgcatttaacaTGTTTAAGGGAaacgctgccgaatatcagcgaaaacgtgtctACTACCAatattgcttacaacactgtttaagaaacctttcaagacgacttcaaacaaacgttcagttttgtcgtcatatataaaaaaaatgtgcctcttctcttcaagatgtttgagaagaggTTAGCGATCTCTTAGAGTTTCCGGAAAAACACGACAGTCttttttctttgcgatttggaagaagacttttattttattttattcccataatggagttcaagatctcctgcctaaatttcccaaattcggaacaactgaccacgagctgttaatcgatttcaaggcggcatacgatagtatcgatcgcgtagagctatggaaaatcatgtacGAGAACAGCAttctcgggaagctcacaagattgatcagagcaacgatggacagtgtgcaaaactgcgtgaagatctcgggcggacactccagttcgttcgagtctcggcgggactacgacagggcgacggactttcgtgcctgttgttcaatattgcgcttgaaggtgtcatgcgtaGAGACAGACTCAACCTAATAAAACtattatgttttcatgaatttgttgGTAGTAATTTTATCATTCATTTAATCTAgttattcaaaacaattttaaactaATTAAAGGTTCCGCGTTGGAGTACGCAATTGAACATCTCTGCCGACTCACAATCACAAAGTACCGTTCCATTACGTTGGCGGGTATTGATTGATCATTTCCCTAGCGAGCGATGGTCAGACAGTGTTTGCTTTCGAAAAATAATTGACGTTGGTAATTTGGGCTGATGAGTGGAAGGGTCATGCTTCTGGTTTTCAAACAGGGAAAGAGTGAAAGAAATGTCTATTTTTGAATATGACTGACATAAATGAACACACGgcatattttcagataaatattAGCACCAAAATCGACGAACAGGTAATCAATTCTAGTCAACTCAGAACAGTTGACTTTAAGGTGTTGATGTAACGAAGCCACATATCgagttttcaagagcacaaatttagaaaacaaataatttccctgagctGAAAGCTGAACCCCTGAACGAATATTTTCAGTTTGatgttctttaaaatttgtGATGTAGTTACCTTTATCTTCGTCCTAATTGATTACCGTATACTCTATTCGAACACGATGGCTCAAATATACATCGAACAACCCATTAAGCTGAACTAATCAACACGCCTCCTCCCGTCTGGCTATTCCAAAGTGCCAAAAAATTAAACGAACCTAATTCGTTGGCTTCAACAACAAACATACTATAAATAACACCATATTTATTTCCGAATCGGTCAGGCGGAGAAAGGCACAACAAAATCTAGCGCGTCAAAAGAAAATATGCGTCTTGGGATTTCACGTTTTCCCGAACAAGTCTTCCTTTATTTTTCCCGCTTGATCCGTTTAGTCGTAGCTGGACGGGGATTTAATCAGTGCGATATTTATGAAACGATTTATTTCAGTTAGCAATAGTCCTGTACTAGAAATGATGAAATTCTAGAagattcaattcaaattttgataagtACTAGACATTACATGtagtttgcaattggattaaatgaacaaattgaagtaaaaaGACGTGTAATTGTGTAACTTTTCATAATTCGGCATATTTTGTAACTaacaaatgttttaaatatACTTTAAGTGTAAGGTGAAACATGATCATTTTATGTTTTTCCACAATCAACGTTTCacattttgtatttattttttaaattattttttcgtAAGTTATACATAATAACAAATGTTTTGCGTGTTTTTACAACAAACGTTGAATTCAAAATAGTGATATTGCTAAAAATCTACAATCAGAAGATGCTTAAAAGAAAAATGAAGAAACGGAAAAtgcataaaaaaaagttaagtaTGTCCACATACCTATAGAAATTAGGAAAAGCAAAAACCGTAATTCAAAAATTGCAAATCGCACTGTCGAAAGTTGTTTCAAAAACGCAAACAAGAATTCGACTAGGTTtaagatttaaattttttagGTGAAAAATGCATCATCAATACCTATATCGCCAGACATCTGGACATAGAccgaaaatcacaaaatcagtTTAAAGATTAAATGGATTTGAACCATTCTACATTCTTACTCGATCTTTAGCTACACTGATACTGTTCGATGTGTAGTTCTTCGTTCCTGTATCCACTGCAGATAGCGTCTAATGGAGAGTCAAGTATTTTCCATTAGCCCAGCTTCGATATCGTCTTGGGACCTGAGTCAGACAGAGTCCCGCAGACGGCACGGCCAGAAAGCAAACCCAAAACATGACATTGTGTACAAATCGCCCGAATCAAAACAACAACTGCTGTGCAAACAGTTGTTCActtccccaaaaaaaaaaacccgaacgattcatatttttagaATCCTAGAAACACACCAAACCAAAACGATGCTGTCGTCTGAATGGAAAATATGCTCGCGCTAAATTGACCGCTGATGACCGGTTTGCAAGGCGGGCCAATATAAATCTGAAATTTCTATCAAGGAGTGACAAACGGCCACCAGTCAGCCGCAATAATTCGGTAATATACAGGTTGTTTGGCTTTTGAATTCCTACGATAGTTTTATGGGAGTAAACGAACGAGCGGTGATTTATGAGCTCATTGTGGGGAGGTGGCTTACGGTGTCCACGCATATTCGGTTGGATAATAGATCCTTAGAAATGTTGAGCATCGCCACGTGGTGAGAAAACTATCAAATCTGCATAAAGTGAGAAATTATTGACGAGAACTGTTACTAATTTTAACCTTTAAATGTCGTAAAAAGCCATCCAAACTTGTTGCTCATAAACATAACCATAGATGACTGTACACGGAAACGTAAGGAATATTACGAAAGACCGGGAtcacttctgcatctccacagttgtcatggaaatgGTTTGGTTTAGGACAAATGTACCATAAGTTGTGTACCTCAGGCTGCTGATGCTGATAAAATCtagaaatattttgttttaaaaagtagattggagtaggGGGAggtcccccagtaccggacacttaagccactaaattcataattcgaaaaatattacttttatgtgctcgtgttacccatttatgataaatattatcatttttatagtgtacagaaataaatttgaaagtataaatattaattttgacattgaATTTTGACGATGTAttctagtaccaaattgatcgatcttgaaatgtggtacccaataccggacatgatctggaaatgcctcgaattatgTAAATTTGACCATCAATGAATGTGTTTATTATATGAATAGTATATAATGGCCAAtaaaatgcatttgcaacatttacaagaacaatttgagtttttcttattttgcaagatgtccatcaataacctctttcatatatgatgaaaaataacaaattttacaatgttgttctgaattttcatgcttcttaattttattacatgtttgataccataatCGACGGaagccatgaaaaatgaatgtattttgagacactggtgcaataattacaaagatatcatgtaataaattaagctgtccgaaactggggacaggaggtgcttaaccaaaattgtaatttgtccatatttatttcaattatgatacaaaatacattcatactatcaaattaggattatgttcgatcatgcttgcgtaaTCCaaagtttttattcatattcaaaatagt includes:
- the LOC5576438 gene encoding uncharacterized protein LOC5576438 isoform X1; this encodes MQPEEYENTGWLSYFSRHKTTYTAADIHKISNELNNVRKNLTATQYAYGELSSELKALKSLQEQQRLSEEYERANSSKSSSAKSAEKRLAQQADEIKSLKSELTGCKNDLLKQINALKVNVSETVKKKIKTGQLPTGASLSIESRIIAIEAQLDQLAAENRDRLNGLECRLNQVEQQHERECGHAVKKLESTTSRKLQEMTNLILELQRKMDTSETKLDEQIRNQSMSQDAIYEELDQRMDVFAAKMRELHARIAHLGQRDDIGSTFV